One window from the genome of Nicotiana tomentosiformis chromosome 5, ASM39032v3, whole genome shotgun sequence encodes:
- the LOC104095908 gene encoding peroxisomal nicotinamide adenine dinucleotide carrier-like: MSDALISGFAGAGGGIIAQLITYPLQTVNTRQQTDRNSKKMKQTLGSIEQICQVVRQEGWDGLYGGLAPSLIGTAASQGVYYYFYQIFRNRAETDALERKKKGIGDGSVGMFSSLLVAALSGCVNVLLTNPIWVVVTRMQTHTRKDKDNHTKPVTSQDAISAVVEPPPYGTSHTIQEVYGEAGVWGFWNGVFPTLFMVSNPSIQFMLYETLLKKIRKRRASSNKGANDVTALEIFLLGAVAKLGATVITYPLLVIKSRLQAKQDVGGDKRHHYKGTLDAIMKILRYEGFHGFCKGMGTKIVQSVLAAAVLFMVKEELVRGARWLLTGSSATSIR; this comes from the exons ATGTCGGACGCTTTGATCAGTGGCTTCGCCGGTGCCGGTGGCGGCATCATCGCTCAGCTCATCACCTATCCTCTACAAACA GTAAATACTCGGCAGCAAACAGATAGAAATTCTAAGAAAATGAAGCAAACGCTTGGAAGTATCGAACAAATTTGCCAG GTTGTGAGGCAAGAAGGTTGGGATGGACTATATGGTGGCTTAGCTCCGTCGCTAATTGGTACCGCTGCGTCGCAG GgtgtttattattatttctacCAAATATTCAGGAATAGAGCAGAAACTGATGCACTTGAACGTAAGAAAAAAGGAATTGGTGATGGATCAGTGGGAATGTTCTCTTCATTACTGGTGGCTGCTTTATCTGG GTGTGTTAACGTGCTGCTGACTAATCCCATATGGGTAGTTGTTACACGCATGCAG ACTCATACAAGAAAAGATAAAGATAACCACACCAAACCGGTAACATCACAGGATGCAATCTCTGCTGTGGTTGAACCTCCTCCCTATGGGACAAGCCACACT ATTCAAGAAGTCTATGGTGAAGCTGGAGTTTGGGGTTTCTGGAATGGTGTTTTTCCAACATTATTCATG GTAAGCAATCCTTCCATACAATTTATGCTATATGAAACCTTGCTGAAGAAGATTAGGAAGCGACGTGCCTCTAGCAATAAAGGTGCCAATGATGTCACTGCTTTGGAG ATATTTTTACTTGGAGCTGTGGCAAAACTTGGAGCTACGGTTATAACATATCCCCTTCTGGTTATCAAG TCACGACTTCAGGCAAAGCAGGATGTTGGTGGGGATAAAAGACATCATTATAAAG GCACCCTTGATGCTATTATGAAGATTTTACGCTATGAAGGCTTTCATGGATTCTGCAAGGGGATGGGCACAAAAATTGTACAAAGTGTTCTTGCTGCTGCTGTTCTATTCATGGTCAAGGAGGAACTTGTCAGGGGTGCTAGATGGTTATTAACAGGTAGTTCTGCTACTTCTATCAGATGA